From Excalfactoria chinensis isolate bCotChi1 chromosome 4, bCotChi1.hap2, whole genome shotgun sequence, one genomic window encodes:
- the RNF212 gene encoding probable E3 SUMO-protein ligase RNF212 yields MAIRVFCNSCFCEPRKSSPRFIFTSCGHVICELCLQKGKKDECLICRTPCRTVFLSKETSPEIQSLFMGIDTLCKKYSKEITQISEFQEKNRQHLLAYQREKRVKLEESLRKARQQLHQIQCMKPPQQAIQLPFASTSRNLPSMPSRRLNGCSSYSLQPSHPSTSEIMESMEVDPVPSPMRKPETMTGPVRLSVITPPQDGRMGSVSYRSSQSSGITSSQSTAVSTRSTPIGLTHNGCSLKSPSGSQSSRRGSWSATDFRTPPLYQFTLPSPQSSVTRPPITISGILQRQHLGTTSFGGQTGER; encoded by the exons ATGGCCATTCGAGTATTTTGCAACTCCTGCTTCTGTGAGCCCCGTAAGTCCTCTCCACGGTTTATCTTCACCAGCTGTGGCCATGTCATCTGTGAGCTCTGCCTCCAAAAAG GCAAAAAAGATGAATGTTTGATCTGCAGAACTCCTTGTCGTACAGTATTCCTTTCAAAAGAG acAAGTCCTGAAATTCAGTCACTGTTCATGGGAATAGACACACTGTGCAAGAAATATTCAAAAGAGATAACACAG atttcagaatttcaagaaaaaaatcgTCAACATTTGCTAGCATACCAGAGAGAAAAG AGAGTAAAGCTGGAAGAATCTCTGAGGAAAGCAAGACAACAACTGCATCAGATACAATG tATGAAACCTCCTCAGCAAGCTATTCAACTGCCATTTGCCAGTACAAGCAGAAATCTACCTTCCA TGCCTTCAAGAAGACTGAATGGATGCTCTTCTTATTCTCTTCAACCTAGTCATCCTTCCACTTCTGAAAT AATGGAGTCAATGGAGGTTGATCCTGTACCTTCACCAATGAGAAAA cctGAGACAATGACCGGTCCAGTAAGATTATCAGTTATAACTCCACCACAAGATGGACGTATGG GCAGTGTATCCTACAGAAGTTCTCAGTCATCTGGAATAACATCAAGTCAAAGTACAGCAGTATCTACAAG ATCCACACCTATAGGACTAACACATAATGGATGTTCACTTAAATCGCCATCTGGATCACAAAGCAGTAGGAGAGGATCATGGTCAGCTACTGATTTCAGAACTCCTCCATTGTATCAATTTACATTACCATCACCACAGTCGTCTGTAACAAGACCTCCAATCACCATCTCTGGAATTCTGCAAAGACAACATTTAG GAACAACCAGTTTTGGAGGACAAACAGGAGAAAGATAA